Proteins encoded within one genomic window of Streptomyces profundus:
- a CDS encoding carbohydrate ABC transporter permease, with amino-acid sequence MSVIGQRPRPAAKTGGAPPARGDEPAPRRRARGSGWWPYLLIAPTVLGTAALLLVPLLRGLLISVQDFKLRELVNGDAKFVGLDNYGTLLGDPRFWEVVRRTFLFMAVNVVLIVGVGTLVALLIERLGRFGRTAVLSGLVLAWGMPVVAATTVFQWMFHSEYGVVNWALTSLGFDSFDRYAWFANGTAAFAIVVFLVVWQSVPFAAITLYAGLTTVPRELHEAARLDGASAFQTFRTITFPMLRPLFMLVICLEVIWTFRAFVQIWVITQGGPGDATTILPVYAVQTALSAQRYDLGTAASMITVLLMSSVLVIYFRQLYRQEAEL; translated from the coding sequence ATGTCGGTCATCGGCCAGCGTCCCCGTCCCGCCGCCAAAACCGGAGGCGCTCCCCCGGCGCGCGGCGACGAGCCGGCACCGCGCCGCCGCGCGCGTGGCTCCGGTTGGTGGCCCTATCTGCTGATCGCCCCGACCGTGCTGGGCACGGCCGCGCTGCTGCTGGTCCCGCTGCTGCGCGGCCTGCTGATCTCGGTCCAGGACTTCAAGCTGCGCGAACTCGTCAACGGGGACGCGAAGTTCGTCGGCCTGGACAACTACGGCACGCTGCTGGGCGACCCCAGGTTCTGGGAGGTGGTGCGGCGCACCTTCCTCTTCATGGCGGTCAACGTGGTGCTGATCGTCGGCGTGGGCACCCTGGTCGCGCTGCTGATCGAGCGGCTCGGCAGGTTCGGCAGAACGGCCGTGCTCAGCGGTCTCGTGCTGGCCTGGGGGATGCCGGTGGTCGCGGCGACCACCGTCTTCCAGTGGATGTTCCACTCCGAGTACGGAGTGGTCAACTGGGCCCTGACCAGTCTGGGTTTCGACTCCTTCGACCGCTACGCCTGGTTCGCCAACGGGACCGCGGCGTTCGCCATCGTGGTCTTTCTGGTGGTCTGGCAGTCCGTGCCGTTCGCGGCGATCACCCTCTACGCCGGGTTGACCACCGTGCCCAGGGAGCTCCACGAGGCGGCCAGGCTGGACGGGGCGAGCGCCTTCCAGACGTTCCGCACCATCACCTTCCCGATGCTCAGGCCGCTCTTCATGCTGGTGATCTGCCTCGAAGTGATCTGGACCTTCCGGGCGTTCGTGCAGATCTGGGTGATCACCCAGGGCGGCCCGGGAGACGCCACCACCATCCTGCCGGTCTACGCCGTGCAGACCGCGCTGTCCGCGCAGCGCTACGACCTGGGCACGGCGGCCTCCATGATCACCGTGCTGCTGATGTCCAGCGTGCTGGTCATCTACTTCCGTCAGCTCTACCGCCAGGAGGCCGAGCTGTGA
- a CDS encoding carbohydrate ABC transporter permease codes for MTTALPRPAPAGAPVPPRRRRRRPLRSAAAVVVFVFCTFPVYWMFSTALKPAGDIQTDEPKLVPFSWTFDHFRTAMAADGFWLFWRNSLLLTVGAVLLALVVALAAAFAVARMRWRGRRQFLLMVFAAQMAPWESLIIPIYIMYRDTDLLDRLPALTLVYFMITLPFTIVVLRNFLATVPPELEEAAQVDGCTRLGAFRRVIFPLLAPGLMATSLFGFITAWNEFAYANFLIINNQDARTLPVWLTSFQNTFGTDWGATMAASTLFAIPALLIFLLLQRQVTSGFASGAVKG; via the coding sequence GTGACCACCGCACTCCCGCGTCCCGCCCCGGCCGGTGCGCCGGTGCCGCCGCGCCGGCGGCGACGGCGTCCGCTGCGCAGCGCGGCGGCGGTCGTGGTCTTCGTCTTCTGCACGTTCCCGGTGTACTGGATGTTCTCCACGGCGCTGAAGCCGGCCGGCGACATCCAGACGGACGAGCCCAAGCTGGTCCCGTTCAGCTGGACGTTCGACCACTTCCGGACGGCGATGGCGGCGGACGGGTTCTGGCTGTTCTGGCGCAACAGCCTGCTGTTGACGGTGGGCGCCGTGCTGCTGGCGCTGGTGGTGGCGCTGGCCGCCGCGTTCGCCGTGGCCAGGATGCGGTGGCGCGGCCGGCGGCAGTTCCTGTTGATGGTGTTCGCCGCCCAGATGGCGCCCTGGGAGTCATTGATCATCCCCATCTACATCATGTACCGGGACACCGACCTGTTGGACCGGCTGCCGGCGCTGACCCTGGTCTACTTCATGATCACGCTGCCGTTCACCATCGTGGTGCTGCGCAACTTCCTGGCCACCGTGCCACCGGAGTTGGAGGAGGCCGCCCAGGTGGACGGCTGCACCCGGCTCGGCGCGTTCCGCCGGGTGATCTTCCCGTTGCTGGCACCGGGGTTGATGGCGACATCGCTGTTCGGCTTCATCACCGCGTGGAACGAGTTCGCCTACGCCAACTTCCTGATCATCAACAACCAGGACGCGCGCACCCTGCCGGTGTGGCTGACGTCCTTCCAGAACACGTTCGGCACCGACTGGGGCGCGACCATGGCGGCGTCCACGCTCTTCGCCATCCCGGCGCTGTTGATCTTCCTGCTGCTCCAACGGCAGGTGACCTCCGGCTTCGCCTCGGGGGCGGTCAAGGGGTAG
- a CDS encoding beta-ketoacyl synthase N-terminal-like domain-containing protein, translating to MTHPASAPTAEDAAGSVAITGMHGRFPGAADLDVYWSNLRQGVCSLRDFTADELRAAGVPEDELSHPAYVPTKGWLADADRFDAAAFGFHRAEAAALDPQHRLLLESAWAALEDAGYHPEKAPAKTAVYVGGSLTEHLLAASGDRRLATTLGATQLRILTDREFLAPWISYRLGLDGPSMTVGTACSTSLAAVHLAVQALLGGECDAALAGGVAVDAVEPRGYTYYEGGVYAPDGRCRPFDERASGTVPGNGVGLVVLRRLEDALADGDPIHAVIRGTAITNDGAGKVGFTAPGVAGQTAAIEEAWSAAGLDPAQARCLEAHGTGTRLGDRVEAEAAATAFAGAGRGRVALGSVKANIGHLDAAAGVAALIKTALMLRHRTLVPSAGVSDANPELGLDEGPFRLPRACEPWAGAVGVPRLAGVSSVGIGGTNVHAVLTEAPERSPGARRAAPTPRAFTRESYPALRFPGSAPAAAPAVAAEAPAEPADLTARVHALLIEALELPGDEALDVGYFEAGGDSLTAVHLIGRLRDEHGVEVPITLFLEEAPLRELAARVAAEVRVTAEGPLASLLDEIENENQIENES from the coding sequence GTGACGCATCCCGCTTCCGCCCCGACCGCCGAGGACGCCGCCGGCTCCGTCGCGATCACCGGCATGCACGGCCGGTTCCCCGGCGCCGCCGACCTGGACGTCTACTGGTCCAACCTGCGCCAGGGCGTCTGCTCCCTGCGGGACTTCACCGCCGACGAGCTGCGCGCCGCCGGCGTCCCCGAGGACGAGCTGAGCCACCCCGCCTACGTTCCGACCAAGGGCTGGCTGGCCGACGCCGACCGGTTCGACGCCGCCGCCTTCGGCTTCCACCGCGCCGAGGCCGCCGCGCTCGACCCACAGCACCGGCTGCTGCTGGAGAGCGCCTGGGCCGCCCTTGAGGACGCCGGCTACCACCCGGAGAAGGCGCCGGCCAAGACCGCGGTCTATGTCGGCGGCAGCCTCACCGAACACCTGCTGGCCGCCAGCGGCGACCGCCGACTGGCCACCACCCTCGGCGCGACCCAGCTGCGCATCCTCACCGACCGGGAGTTCCTCGCCCCCTGGATCTCCTACCGGCTCGGCCTCGACGGGCCCAGCATGACGGTGGGGACCGCCTGCTCCACCTCGCTGGCCGCCGTCCACCTCGCCGTCCAGGCGCTGTTGGGCGGCGAGTGCGACGCGGCGCTCGCCGGCGGCGTCGCCGTGGACGCCGTCGAACCGCGCGGCTACACCTACTACGAGGGCGGCGTCTACGCCCCTGACGGCCGCTGCCGCCCGTTCGACGAGCGCGCCTCCGGCACCGTCCCCGGCAACGGCGTCGGCCTGGTGGTGCTGCGCCGCCTGGAGGACGCCCTCGCCGACGGCGATCCGATCCACGCGGTGATCCGAGGCACCGCGATCACCAACGACGGGGCGGGGAAGGTCGGTTTCACCGCACCAGGCGTCGCCGGGCAGACCGCCGCCATCGAGGAGGCCTGGTCGGCCGCCGGGCTCGACCCGGCCCAGGCCCGGTGCCTGGAGGCGCACGGCACCGGCACCAGGCTCGGCGACCGCGTCGAGGCCGAGGCGGCGGCGACGGCCTTCGCCGGCGCCGGACGTGGCCGGGTCGCGCTCGGCTCGGTGAAGGCCAACATCGGGCATCTGGACGCGGCGGCCGGCGTCGCCGCGCTGATCAAGACGGCGCTGATGCTGCGCCACCGTACCCTGGTCCCCTCCGCGGGCGTCAGCGACGCGAACCCCGAACTCGGCTTGGACGAGGGTCCCTTCCGGCTGCCGCGCGCGTGCGAGCCGTGGGCAGGCGCGGTCGGCGTGCCCCGTCTCGCGGGCGTCAGCTCGGTCGGCATCGGCGGCACCAACGTGCACGCCGTGCTGACGGAGGCACCGGAGCGCTCCCCTGGCGCCCGCCGGGCCGCGCCGACGCCCCGCGCCTTCACCCGGGAGTCCTACCCCGCGCTGCGCTTCCCCGGCTCGGCCCCCGCCGCCGCTCCCGCCGTGGCGGCCGAGGCTCCGGCGGAGCCGGCTGACCTCACCGCGCGGGTCCACGCACTGCTGATCGAGGCGCTGGAGCTGCCGGGCGACGAGGCGCTGGACGTCGGCTACTTCGAGGCCGGCGGCGACTCCCTCACCGCCGTCCACCTCATCGGCCGGCTCCGCGACGAGCATGGCGTCGAGGTGCCCATCACCCTCTTCCTTGAGGAGGCCCCGCTGCGCGAGTTGGCCGCCCGCGTCGCCGCCGAGGTGCGCGTCACGGCGGAGGGCCCGCTGGCCTCGCTGCTCGACGAGATCGAGAACGAGAACCAGATCGAGAACGAGAGCTGA
- a CDS encoding non-ribosomal peptide synthetase: MIYEFPVSPAQSRLLVLDRMHPGTAQYNVPAGFRVRGPFDQAAFVRALDALVARHESLRTVFPARATGEGGVPAQVVSATARAEVTHHARVPAGDVETRMLTEAARPFDTETGPLLRCSLYAVADGSHRVLLVAHHLVCDGWSLQQMLRELSADYAAFTDGPPERSTALPEPALQYPDYAVWQRERLAAGGYAEAVAHWAGQLAGAPDTTALPVDRPRPARRTTDGGVVRFVLPPATLTRVGELARARQGTPFMALLAAFAAFLGRLSDQDDLVVGVPVSGRDRPELHDMVGMLTNTLAIRCELAGEPSFAELIDRVRERLLAGQSHQDAPFEAVVDAVAPHRAVGHDPLVQVMFAYDDDTRLVLDLANTDTRRVELPLDTAKFDLLLYVERIGDELVASLIHSTDLIGQDTARRWVRAFETLLDSLLAAPDAPIRAATLLPADERDWLAKIGDRTAEAAPPQPLVPELIAAQAALRPEAPALHYRETTLSYRQLLDRADRLAARLRAAGVRPDTVVGLLLPRSVEMAVAALAVLRAGGAYLPLDPGHPVARLRYMVGDSAAPLLLADATTAPLADQLGPPVLRADVEQAVRAPAEPPPAPTPRNLAYLLYTSGSTGTPKGIAVEHRALANLCVAVRAAFPLDADDRVLQYVNFGFDVAVSDLFLTWTVGAELHIAGDDERLGEPLLARLRDSRISYVFLPPSAALSIPEPEGRLPDLRSLVVGGEACPAELVERWSAPGRRVVDAYGPSEATVYATTEDLRPGVPVAIGEPVPGARVTVLDSGLRPVPVGVTGEIHIAGASLGRGYPGRPGLTAQRFVADPYGPPGSRMYRTGDLGRFDADGRLHYLGRIDTQVKVRGFRVELGEIESVLAGHPDVAMAAADVRGEAADRHLAAYVVPAEGRRPTEAALRLHLAERLPSYMVPEYVTHLDELPLNRSGKVERARLPAPHRAAADPERPHVEPETDTQRRVAAVWAEVLGHDRIGAHDNFFDLGGNSVRLLAVLEALNEPTDGAPGQGLTLVDLFRHPSLAALAAHLDRPHHRPAIPDGDSDAARRGQDRRRRLTSGRGARPRKGSTP; the protein is encoded by the coding sequence GTGATCTACGAGTTCCCCGTCTCACCCGCGCAGAGCCGGCTCCTCGTCCTGGACCGCATGCATCCGGGCACCGCGCAGTACAACGTGCCCGCCGGGTTCCGCGTGCGGGGCCCGTTCGACCAGGCGGCGTTCGTCCGCGCCCTGGACGCGCTGGTCGCCCGCCACGAGTCGCTGCGCACCGTGTTCCCGGCGCGCGCCACCGGCGAGGGCGGCGTCCCGGCCCAGGTGGTGTCGGCGACGGCACGCGCCGAGGTGACCCACCACGCCCGGGTGCCGGCCGGCGACGTCGAGACGCGGATGCTGACCGAGGCGGCCCGCCCCTTCGACACCGAGACGGGCCCGCTGCTGCGCTGCTCGCTCTACGCCGTGGCCGACGGCAGCCACCGTGTGCTGCTGGTGGCGCACCATCTGGTCTGCGACGGCTGGTCGTTGCAGCAGATGCTGCGCGAACTCTCCGCCGACTACGCCGCGTTCACCGACGGCCCACCCGAGCGTTCCACCGCGCTCCCCGAACCAGCGCTCCAGTACCCGGACTACGCCGTCTGGCAGCGGGAGCGGCTGGCCGCCGGCGGCTACGCCGAGGCCGTCGCGCACTGGGCCGGGCAGCTGGCCGGCGCCCCCGACACCACCGCGCTCCCCGTCGACCGGCCCCGGCCGGCCCGGCGCACCACGGACGGCGGCGTGGTCCGCTTCGTGCTGCCACCCGCGACGCTGACCAGGGTCGGCGAGCTGGCCAGGGCCCGCCAGGGCACCCCGTTCATGGCCCTCCTCGCCGCCTTCGCCGCGTTCCTCGGCCGGCTCAGCGACCAGGACGACCTGGTCGTCGGGGTGCCGGTCTCGGGGCGCGACCGGCCCGAACTCCACGACATGGTCGGCATGTTGACCAACACCCTCGCCATCCGCTGCGAGCTGGCCGGGGAGCCGAGCTTCGCCGAGCTGATCGACCGGGTGCGGGAGCGGCTGCTGGCCGGCCAGTCCCATCAGGACGCCCCCTTCGAAGCCGTCGTGGACGCGGTGGCTCCGCACCGGGCCGTCGGCCACGACCCCCTGGTCCAGGTGATGTTCGCCTACGACGACGACACCCGACTCGTCCTCGACCTGGCGAACACCGACACCCGGCGCGTCGAACTCCCCCTGGACACGGCCAAGTTCGACCTGCTGCTCTATGTGGAGCGGATCGGCGACGAGCTGGTCGCCTCGCTGATCCACTCCACCGACCTCATCGGCCAGGACACGGCCAGGCGCTGGGTGCGCGCCTTCGAGACCCTGTTGGACTCCCTGCTGGCCGCGCCCGACGCACCGATCAGGGCCGCCACGCTGCTCCCCGCCGACGAACGGGACTGGCTCGCGAAGATCGGCGACCGGACGGCCGAAGCCGCCCCGCCGCAGCCGCTGGTGCCGGAGCTGATCGCCGCACAGGCCGCGCTGCGGCCCGAAGCGCCCGCCCTGCACTACCGGGAGACCACCCTCAGCTACCGCCAACTCCTCGACCGGGCCGACCGGTTGGCGGCCCGGCTGCGCGCCGCCGGGGTGCGGCCCGACACCGTCGTCGGCCTGCTGCTGCCCCGTTCGGTCGAGATGGCCGTCGCCGCGCTGGCCGTGCTGCGCGCCGGCGGCGCCTACCTCCCGCTCGACCCGGGGCACCCGGTGGCCAGGCTGCGCTACATGGTCGGCGACTCCGCCGCGCCGCTGCTGCTCGCCGACGCGACCACCGCGCCCCTCGCCGACCAGCTCGGCCCGCCGGTGCTCAGGGCCGACGTCGAGCAGGCCGTGCGGGCGCCGGCCGAGCCGCCGCCCGCGCCCACCCCGAGGAACCTCGCCTACCTCCTCTACACCTCGGGCTCCACCGGCACCCCCAAGGGCATCGCCGTGGAACACCGGGCCCTCGCCAACCTCTGCGTGGCCGTCCGCGCCGCCTTCCCGCTGGACGCCGACGACCGGGTGCTCCAGTACGTCAACTTCGGGTTCGACGTGGCCGTCTCCGATCTCTTCCTCACCTGGACCGTGGGCGCCGAGCTGCATATCGCCGGCGACGACGAGCGCCTCGGCGAACCGCTGCTGGCCCGGCTGCGCGACTCCCGCATCAGCTATGTGTTCCTGCCGCCGTCCGCCGCCCTCTCCATCCCCGAGCCCGAGGGGCGCCTGCCCGACCTGCGGAGCCTGGTGGTGGGCGGCGAGGCCTGCCCGGCCGAGCTGGTCGAACGCTGGTCGGCGCCGGGCCGCCGCGTCGTCGACGCCTACGGCCCCAGCGAGGCCACCGTCTACGCCACCACCGAGGACCTGCGGCCCGGCGTCCCCGTGGCCATCGGCGAGCCGGTGCCGGGCGCCCGGGTGACGGTGCTCGACTCGGGGTTGCGCCCCGTCCCGGTCGGCGTCACGGGCGAGATCCATATCGCCGGCGCCAGCCTCGGCCGTGGCTACCCGGGGCGCCCAGGGCTGACCGCCCAACGCTTCGTCGCCGACCCCTACGGCCCCCCTGGATCGCGCATGTACCGCACCGGCGACCTGGGGCGCTTCGACGCGGACGGCCGGCTGCACTACCTCGGGCGCATCGACACCCAGGTCAAGGTGCGCGGCTTCCGCGTCGAACTCGGCGAGATCGAGAGCGTGTTGGCGGGACATCCGGATGTCGCGATGGCCGCCGCCGATGTGCGCGGCGAGGCCGCCGACCGCCATCTGGCGGCCTATGTGGTGCCGGCCGAAGGACGCCGCCCCACCGAGGCCGCGCTGCGCCTCCACCTCGCCGAGCGGCTGCCGAGCTATATGGTCCCCGAGTACGTCACCCACCTCGACGAACTCCCGCTGAACCGCTCGGGCAAGGTCGAACGCGCCCGGCTGCCCGCGCCGCACCGGGCCGCCGCCGACCCGGAACGACCCCATGTCGAACCCGAGACCGACACCCAACGGCGGGTCGCCGCCGTCTGGGCCGAGGTGCTGGGCCATGACCGGATCGGCGCCCACGACAACTTCTTCGACCTCGGCGGCAACTCCGTCCGGCTGCTCGCCGTCCTCGAAGCGCTCAACGAGCCGACCGACGGAGCACCGGGCCAGGGCCTCACCCTGGTCGACCTCTTCCGGCACCCCAGCCTGGCCGCCCTCGCGGCCCACCTGGACCGACCACACCACCGTCCGGCGATCCCGGACGGCGACAGTGACGCCGCGCGGCGCGGCCAGGACCGCCGCCGACGCCTCACCTCGGGCCGCGGCGCCCGACCCCGGAAAGGCAGCACACCGTGA